CGGCAAGATCTTCGTCAACTGCGCGACGGTCTCGCCGGAGATCCACGTCGAGGTGGAACGGCTGGCCAAAGCGGCGGGTGCGCAATCACTGGAAGCGTGCATGGCGAGTTCGATCTCGCAAGCGCGCGCGGGCACGCTTTATCTCATGTGCGGCGGCGAGCAGTCTGCTTTCGAGCGCGTCAAGCCAATGCTCGAGAAGATGAGCTCGTCTCTGCGCTACGTCGGCAAAGCCGGTGAAGCCGCTAAAGTCAAAGCGCTCGTCAACATGGTCATGAACATCAACACTGCGGGTCTAGCCGAAGGATTGGGTTTGGGTGAGTCCCTCGGCCTGGATCTGACCATGCTGCGCGAGATCTTCGCGCAGACCGGTGCCAACTCACGCGTCCTCGAGACCGACGGCGAGGACATGCAGAACCACGACCATGCGTGCTATTTCTCGGCGGCGCACGCGGCAAAAGATTCCGGCATCGCGCTCGACCTCGCACACGAGGCCGGACTGTCGCTGCCGCTCGCCGAGGCCACGAAGCGACAATTCGACGCGATGCGCGCGGCAGGACTTGGCGAGCTCGACAAGTCCGGCATCGCCGAACTCACCTTCGCATCGCGCCGCTCAGCCGCTGTGAAAACGTAACCCGTTTCTTACTGCACTCCCGCTCGACCACTGGAGGTCACGATAACCCATGGCAACCGCAACTTCCACGAAGTATATCCCGATCATCAGCTCTTCGACGATGGGTCCACTCGGCGTGGCGCATCTGCCTCGTTTGTGGACAAAACTCACGCTCGGCAATGCCGGCCTCCTACCCGAGGGTCACGATTATTGCGGTCAAGGATTTGACCAGATGACGATATCGGCTCTCGGTCTCGATCGCGGCAAAGTGATCGAATACGTCAAAGCGAGCAAACCCACGTACGTTCAGTTCGAGTCTTGGATCAAAGAAAACGGCAAGACCGATGCTGAAACGATCAAGAAGCACAATGCTGCCGTGCTCGGCTACAACCACGGGGACGATACATGCAAGCGTATCCGCGAGACGATCGGCCTTGATAACGCCAACGTCAAAGACGCGGTGACGCTGAACATCCTCGAAGACCTGAACGACCTGCACCAGCACGCGACCGCCTAGGGAAACCCACAAGTGAGGGCAAGCGATGCTTGCCCTTCTACGATTGACGGGGGCGAGCGATGCTCGCCCTACTACGGCTCGGCTCTATTGAGCAGTCGTTCGATATCTGCGGTGAAACGGTCGAACGCCGTGCGATGAAGGTTGTGTCCCTGATCGGGATACTGCCGGATGAACACATTCGCGCCGCCGCGGGCTTTCAACTCACGGAGATCGTCCGGCGACATGACAGAGTCCGCCGGTCCGGCCGCGAAAACCACAAGCGGCTTCGGGTACGCTTCGGTCTGCGCGAGGATATTCCAACCGCCTTCTTCCACTCGATTGTCGGACGCAAGTCGCGCGATCGGTTCGGCCGTCATCTGCCGCACCGCGTGCATCTTGCCTTCAATATCGATCGGCGGCCAGTCGGCCAGCCGTTTCCGTAGATCCTTTGCAAGCTCGTCAAAGGGCAGAGCGAAGTCGCGTTCGGCATCGTCGAGGTATTCCGACTGCCAGGTGCCAGGCATGACGCGCAAGACGGGATCAACGGCGATCACCGCTCCGGCTCTCGATGCAGGGCCGGCAAGAATGACGATCGCTCCGCCCCATGAGTGGCCGACGAGCGCAGCGATATCTCCGTCGACGTGAGCCGCGACGGCGTCGAGATCGCGAACACCCCGTTCGAGTGTCATCGGGCTTGTGAAGGCGGCGGAGTCGCCATGGCCGCGCTGGTCGTACGCGAAGACCCTGTAGGTTCCGGTGAAATGCTCTCCGAGTCGAGCCCACGCCTTGCGCGAACTCGTCATGCCGTGCACGCACAGCAGCGCAGGCCCGCGCGTCCCCCACGATTCCAGCGTGGTGTACGCACCGTCGTCCGACGTGATGCGCTTCTCCATGCCGAGCGCGGTTCGAGTGCCGCGCGCAGGGACCTCCGCACGACCCGGGCAACTTGCGCCGGTGACTTTCGCCCAGGACGTCAGAGCCGGCCTGACCGCGTCGCCGAAAACGCTTCCTTCAAAATATTTCTACGACGAACTTGGTTCGGCGCTTTTCGAGGCGATCTGCCTTTTGCCCGAATATTATCTGACGCGGGCCGAGGACGAGATCCTCAGACGGCACGCCGGCGAAATCGTGAAATCGGTCGGCGGACCGTTCGAGATCGTAGAACTCGGAAGCGGCAGCGCGTTGAAGACGCGCCACATCATCGCAGCCACGCTTGCAGATCAACCGTCGCTGACGTATCGGCCTATAGACATCTCGACATCCGCACTCGAAGCGAGCGCAGAAGCGCTCAGCCGAGAATTCACTTCGGTGCGCGTTGACGGCATCGCAGCTGATTACTTCGAGGGCTTGAAGCGGATCTCACGTCACGGCGGGGCGCGGCGTCTCGCGCTCTTCCTGGGCTCGAACGTGGGCAACTTCGAACCGCATGTGGCGGTCGAAGTGCTGCGCGCGCTGCGCAGAGTGCTTGCACCCGGCGACGCGCTCTTGCTTGGCGCCGACCTCCGAAAGGACCCCGCGGTTCTCGAAGCGGCGTACGACGATCCGCTCGGGTTGACTGCCGCGTTCAATCTCAACCTTCTCGCTCGGATCGATAGAGAGTTGGGCGGTGAGTTCGACCTCGACCTCTTCGACCATCTGGCGCGCTACGATGAGCCTCACGGAAGAATGGAGATGCACCTCGTCAGCCGGTGCGCCCAGACCGTTCGCGTTAGCGCACTGGAGTTAGAAGTGAAGTTCGCGGAGGGCGAGGCCATTCACACGGAATCTTCGTACAAGTACGATGAACCGACGCTGCGATCGCTTGGTTCCGGCGGCGGATTCGAGCTCGTCCAAACCTGGACCGACACCGGCAAACGCTTCAGCAGCAATCTCTTCCGCGCCGTCTAATTGTGGGGCGGACCTTCATGGTCCGCCGGGCGTCCCATAACGTGCAACCAAAAGGTTGCGCTTTGATGTGAGGCGTGATACACTCATGTGCAACCAGGAGGTTGCACATGGAATCGTCCACGGATAGAATCGAGAAGCATATCTTGCTGCGCGCGCCGCAGGAGCGAGTCTGGAGCGCCATCAGCGATTCGGCGCAGTTCGGCAGTTGGTTCGGTATGGAGCTGAACGGACCGTTTGCGGCTGGCGCGCACGTGACCGGAAAGATCAAGCCGACCACTGTTGATGCTGAAGTGGCGAAGATGCAAGAGAAATACGCCGGGACACCGGTCTCCCTTTTCGTGGAGCGCTTCGAGCCCATGCGGACCTTGTCGTTCCGCTGGCACCCGTTCGCACTCGATCCGGCCGTCGATTATTCCAAAGAACCTATGACCACGGTGACGTTCACGCTCGAGCAGGCTGAAGGCGGCACGATGCTTACCGTTATTGAGTCGGGGTTCGATGCGATACCGGTCAAGCGCCGGGCAGACGCATTCGAGGCCAACGAAGAGGGTTGGAGCTTGATCCTGCAGCTTGTCGATAAGTACGTACGGCTGCACCAGTCGTGAGCGTCGCCGCGATCCTTGCGGCGCTCGGCGATGAATCGCGTCTGCAGATCATCGCAAAGCTCTGCCGAGGTGGACCGCTCTCCGTTACCAACCTCGCGGGAGGCGCAGACATTTCGCGCCAAGCGGTGACGAAACACATGCAGGCACTTCACGAAGCGGGGCTCGTACGAAGCGAGCGGCGCGGCAGGGAGCGCATTTGGCAACTGGAGCCTAAGCGACTCGAAGAAGTCCGTCGCTACCTGGCAAAAATATCAGATCAGTGGGATCACGCGCTCATTCGGCTCAAATCGTTCGTGGAATGAGTGCCAGTGGAGGGGTCGACGCAGTCCGCTGTTTTACCCGATGCGGAGGCGGCGTTCAGTCAGCCGCAGCAGGCCGTCCACGACGAGCGCGAGCGCCACGCACGCGAGCGTTCCCGCGACGGCCTTCGGCAAATTGCTCTGGTCGATGCCGGCGAGGATCAGTGTCCCTAGACCGCCGGCATCAACGAGCGCGGCGATCGAGGCGATGAAGATCACGGCAACTGCCGCCACCCGCAGACCGCCCACGATCACCGGCAGCGCAAGCGGCAGCTCGATGCGCCAGAGCACTTGCGCGCCGTTCATACCGATGCCGCGCGCGGACTCCACCACTGCCGGATCCACGCCGACGATGCCGGCGACGACGCTGTTGGTGACGATGACGATCGCGTAGACGGCCAGCCCCGTGACCGCCGGCGCAAAACCGAGACCTAACGATGGCACGAGCAGCGCGAACAGCGCAAGGCTTGGCACCGCGTAGACCGCTCCCAAGAGCGCGAGTGCCGTGGGCCGGATGGCGCGCGTGCGCGCGACCAGGATGCCGAACGGAAGCGCCACGATCAGAGCGATCGCGAGCGCGCTTCCCGCGAGCTCGACATGCTCCAACAACGCGGCGATAACAACGTCCGGATGCGAGAACAGATACGACATCGGCTTAGGCCGTGCCCGCGCCGGGGCGAGCGGCGCGCAGAATGCCGGCAACGGTGACGACACCGCGCACGTCGCCGTCGTCGCGGACGAGCAATCGTGACGCGCCGTCCAACAAGAGCGAAAGCGCATCGCCGAGTGATGCATGCGATCCCACGAACGGTCCGTCCGCCGCGCCGCCTTCGCCCGCTGACTCCAACGCGGCGCTGACGGGGATCGCGCGCAATCGCCGCACGACGTCGCCCGCGCCGATCAAGTCCGAGACGAACGGCGTCGCCGGGCGCGCGAGCATGGCAAGAGGCGCCGCGCTCTGTTCGATGCGCCCGTCACGCATGACGATCAGCACGTCGGCGAGCCGGAAGGCTTCGTCAACGTCGTGCGTCACGAAGAGCACCGTGCGAGCGCGTTTTGCGTGCAGCGCGGCGACTTCGTCTTGCAGATGCGCGCGTTCGATCGCGTCGACCGCGCCGAACGGCTCGTCCATCAAGAGAATCGGTGGATCGGCCGCAAGCGCCCGTGCCAGACCGACGCGCTGCTGCTGGCCGCCCGAGAGCGCGCGGGGCCGCAGCCTTCGGTACTCAGCCGCCGGCAGATGGACGAGTTCAAGCAGTTCGTCGACTCGCCGCCCGATCTGCGCTTCATCCTGGCCCATGAGTCTGGGCACGGTCGCTATATTCTCCGCAACGGTCATGTGCGGAAAAAGACCGACATTCTGGATGACGTAGCCCATACCGCGACGCAGGCGCACGGGGTCGATCGTTGCGGTGTCCACGCTGCCCACATAGATCTTACCGGATGACGGTTCGATCAAGCGGTTGACGGTTTTGAGGAGCGTCGTCTTTCCGCAGCCCGACGGACCGAGGATCACGGCGAATGTGCCGCCCGGTATATCGAGCGTCACGCCTCTCACCGCCGGGCGCTGCGCGCGGCCGAACGTCTTGACGACGTCGTCGAACCGTATCGCCGGAGGGGATGTGCTCAACGCGACGGCGAGAGGACGACGCGCATGTAGAAATCGCGCGCGACATCGGCGGGGTCTTCGCCGTTGCCGTCCACGCGCCAGTTCATGCGGCGCATCGCCGGATCGGTCAGCAGCGGCGCGAGCGGGTCGAGCGCGGGCGCGATGTTGGGAAACCGCTTCAGCGCGTCGAGCCGCACGACCGGCGCGACTTGATACGGCGGAAAGAACTTCCGGTCGTCGTCGAGCACGATGAGCTTGTCGGCGTCGATCTCCCCGTCCGTCGCAAAGGCCAGCGCCACGTCGACCTGACCGGCGAGCAGCGCCTTGTATTTCAATCCGAGTGCTGTGACCTTGACGTCGGCGAAATGGAAACCGCCGTACGCGCGCTGCAGTCCTGGCAGCCCGTCGGGCCGCTGCAAGAATT
The window above is part of the Candidatus Eremiobacteraceae bacterium genome. Proteins encoded here:
- a CDS encoding NAD-binding protein, which encodes GKIFVNCATVSPEIHVEVERLAKAAGAQSLEACMASSISQARAGTLYLMCGGEQSAFERVKPMLEKMSSSLRYVGKAGEAAKVKALVNMVMNINTAGLAEGLGLGESLGLDLTMLREIFAQTGANSRVLETDGEDMQNHDHACYFSAAHAAKDSGIALDLAHEAGLSLPLAEATKRQFDAMRAAGLGELDKSGIAELTFASRRSAAVKT
- a CDS encoding alpha/beta hydrolase, with the protein product MEKRITSDDGAYTTLESWGTRGPALLCVHGMTSSRKAWARLGEHFTGTYRVFAYDQRGHGDSAAFTSPMTLERGVRDLDAVAAHVDGDIAALVGHSWGGAIVILAGPASRAGAVIAVDPVLRVMPGTWQSEYLDDAERDFALPFDELAKDLRKRLADWPPIDIEGKMHAVRQMTAEPIARLASDNRVEEGGWNILAQTEAYPKPLVVFAAGPADSVMSPDDLRELKARGGANVFIRQYPDQGHNLHRTAFDRFTADIERLLNRAEP
- the egtD gene encoding L-histidine N(alpha)-methyltransferase, yielding MTFAQDVRAGLTASPKTLPSKYFYDELGSALFEAICLLPEYYLTRAEDEILRRHAGEIVKSVGGPFEIVELGSGSALKTRHIIAATLADQPSLTYRPIDISTSALEASAEALSREFTSVRVDGIAADYFEGLKRISRHGGARRLALFLGSNVGNFEPHVAVEVLRALRRVLAPGDALLLGADLRKDPAVLEAAYDDPLGLTAAFNLNLLARIDRELGGEFDLDLFDHLARYDEPHGRMEMHLVSRCAQTVRVSALELEVKFAEGEAIHTESSYKYDEPTLRSLGSGGGFELVQTWTDTGKRFSSNLFRAV
- a CDS encoding SRPBCC family protein, with product MESSTDRIEKHILLRAPQERVWSAISDSAQFGSWFGMELNGPFAAGAHVTGKIKPTTVDAEVAKMQEKYAGTPVSLFVERFEPMRTLSFRWHPFALDPAVDYSKEPMTTVTFTLEQAEGGTMLTVIESGFDAIPVKRRADAFEANEEGWSLILQLVDKYVRLHQS
- a CDS encoding metalloregulator ArsR/SmtB family transcription factor, producing the protein MSVAAILAALGDESRLQIIAKLCRGGPLSVTNLAGGADISRQAVTKHMQALHEAGLVRSERRGRERIWQLEPKRLEEVRRYLAKISDQWDHALIRLKSFVE
- a CDS encoding ABC transporter permease, which encodes MSYLFSHPDVVIAALLEHVELAGSALAIALIVALPFGILVARTRAIRPTALALLGAVYAVPSLALFALLVPSLGLGFAPAVTGLAVYAIVIVTNSVVAGIVGVDPAVVESARGIGMNGAQVLWRIELPLALPVIVGGLRVAAVAVIFIASIAALVDAGGLGTLILAGIDQSNLPKAVAGTLACVALALVVDGLLRLTERRLRIG
- a CDS encoding ABC transporter ATP-binding protein, which encodes MSTSPPAIRFDDVVKTFGRAQRPAVRGVTLDIPGGTFAVILGPSGCGKTTLLKTVNRLIEPSSGKIYVGSVDTATIDPVRLRRGMGYVIQNVGLFPHMTVAENIATVPRLMGQDEAQIGRRVDELLELVHLPAAEYRRLRPRALSGGQQQRVGLARALAADPPILLMDEPFGAVDAIERAHLQDEVAALHAKRARTVLFVTHDVDEAFRLADVLIVMRDGRIEQSAAPLAMLARPATPFVSDLIGAGDVVRRLRAIPVSAALESAGEGGAADGPFVGSHASLGDALSLLLDGASRLLVRDDGDVRGVVTVAGILRAARPGAGTA